The genomic stretch TGATAAACCATTGCCGCATCAAGATCCAAGGCAGATAACCAGCCACTCTTGGGATGATAAGCGCCAGTATCAATATCTAGCCATCCCTTGCCTAAAACTAAGTTTCCGGGTTTTACCCCCGGAAATACAAAGGTAATCGTATGCCCTGTAATAATGATTTTGTCATCAAAAAACGGCTCAGTTGCACTGTGAAATTCTTCTCGAATCCAACAAAACTCTGCTGCCCCTTGTAACTCAAGGGGTAAGTTAGGGTTTAATCCTGCATGGACTAACCAAGAATCCCCCAAATCTAGATAAAGTGGCAATTGCTGCATCCACTTTAAATGTTCTATGGGCAAGCCTTCTTTTCCATAACTTTCTAAAGTGTTTGCACCGCCATTAAGTAACCATCCTTTCCAGATAAGCGATCCTTCAGTACTGCCAAAGGCATCAAGACACATTTGTTCATGATTCCCCCTTAGCGCAGTATGACCATTGTCCATTATCCATTGCACAACGTCGGCACTACGACTGCCACGGTCAATTAAATCGCCGAGAAAAAATAATTTGTCATCAGAGTCGTACTTAATGAAGTCAAGCAACCTCATCAAACCGTCAAATTGACCATGAATATCGCCAAATACAAATCGAGTCAACTTATCTCACCCAGTATCACTAATGATGAAGGTAAAAACATAAAGCGCTTACAGCTAGCGATAGACATTCATAAAACTCGTCAGTCTAACAGGTTTAGAGACTGATGCAGCTTTTGTAAGAGTTACTTTTTATCTACAGTATCTATTTTATGACAAATTTTCCTAGCTTTCGTTCCATTCATACATGGGAAATCCCGTACCTTACCATTAAAAATTGCGGTAAGAATTAATGATGTAACGATTCGAGTAGATCCTATCGTGTATTTCTTAGGAATTCTCAATTACTATAGCGCTTCTCAGTTTCGTGAAGTCTGGATTTTCTTTCTAGCCTTTAGTTGAAAACAAACCTCTATACCTCGGTACTATAGCGATTCTAATTCCTTCAGGAGATTCGATAGTTTATGAGATTGGGCTTCTTTGGGGTTTACTCACACACACTATTTAATCGCTATATCACTTAGTTTCATCAGTTTAATAATCAGTTTAATTTTTTATGTTTAATGGATTTATTAGTATCGATAAGCCACCTATTATTACTGCCCATGACTGTGTGAGTAATTTGCGAAAGATATTGAAACAAAAAAAAATAGGTCATGGAGGTACGCTTGATCCTATGGCTACAGGGGTTTTGCCGATCGCGGTTGGCAATGCGACGCGACTTTTACGATTTCTACCTGAAGGTAAAGCTTATAATGCCAAAATTCGCTTTGGGATTGTGACTAATACCGATGACATTACGGGGGAAGTGATTAGCGATCACCTCTGTCCCAACTTAACTCTTGCTGAAGTTGAGAAATATCTGCCTCTTTTTCAAGGCAAAATTACGCAGCGCCCACCTGCTTTTAGCGCGATTCAAGTCAATGGAAAACGGCTTTACGATCTCGCGCGAAGAGGTGAAATTAATGAATCAGATATTCCTATGCGTGAGGTAGAAATTACAGAAATTAAGGTGTTAGGCTGGACTGAGGGAGATTATCCAGAATTAGATGTAGCGATCGCCTGTGGTTCAGGCACATATATTCGTTCCATTGCTAGAGACTTGGGAGAGAAGCTTGGTTATGGAGCGACTTTATCCTCACTAAGGCGCACTTATAGTAACGGGTTTGATTTGGAAGCAAGTTTGACCTTTGATCAGGTTGCTGAACTTATGCGATCGCAAAGTCTCAAAGTTCTTGCTCCTGATCATGGGTTGCACTTTTTGTCTGAAGTTTTGCTTGATATCGATCAGACAAAAAGGTGGTGTATGGGACAGGTGATCGCAATCAAAGATATTCCAACTGAAAATGAGAATATTAATTCACAGTACGCAAGAATGTATGACTGTGATCAGAATTTTTTAGGTGTTAGTGAAGTGATGGAATCTGGCTTACAACCAATAGTCGTTTTAAATCCTATTAACTAACGTTAGTTCGGGTTAAGCTGACAAATTTTAAAAGCCCAAAAGTAAAAGCCTTGCTAAGCAAGGCTTTTACTTTTGAGCTTTGAGAGAGGGTTTGCTCCGCAAACTCTCTCTCAAAGCTCGTTTCAAATTATCCCGAACTCGCATTAACTAAAAAGAAAGGGCGCTTTGCGCCCTTTCTTTTTTTAATTAGATTTTGCTAGTTAGTTTAGTTAGCAACTGATTAGAACGCTGCAAGAATCCCTTCATGCTGTCAGCATCAAAACTCTTTTGCGCCATCAGAGCTAAATCATAGACATGGGTACAAATCAAGTTTGCCAAGTCTGCTGTCTCCGATTTACCATCAATGAGAATTTGGTTGGCATCTAGCTCAATCAATTTCTCCATCAAAGGATGGGAAGTATTAACGAGTAGAACATGATCTTCAGGGAAGCTAACGGTTCCTTGCTGCATCAGGGCAGTCATTTCCTGCATCCGACGCGCAAATTCAGGTAGAAGAATAATCGCAGGTGGTGCGGAAGCGGCATCCTCAGCCTTAATTGCCTCAGTACGGATCGTGAGTTTTGGCTTATTCAGCGCCGCACGGAAGATGTCTTGGAGATGATCACTCTTGGTCTTATTGGTTTTAGGATCAACGATTTCTGTTTTTGATTCCTTATCTACAAGGCGATCGTCGATTTCCGCATCCACTCGTGAAAACTTAATATCCTTAAACTCGCGCTCAAGGAAGTTAATAAAGTGGCTATCGATGAAGGAATCAAACGTTAGCACCTCTAAACCTTGGTTCTTATGAAGTTCTACATAAGTTCCTTGCGCAACGGGGTCAGAAGTATAGAACACTTGGTTTTCATGTTCCGCCTTATTGCGTTCTAGATACTCTTGGAGCGTTGTATAGTGGCCACTTTCACTCTTAACTTTCTCATCTTCACTAGTGGTGGGATAGACTAGAATTTCCTTGACTTGTTGATAGAATTTGTCACTATTCATTGAGCCAAACTTCATGAAGATACTGATATCTTGCCAACACTTCAAGAATTCTTCGCGAGAGTCACTATAGAGAGAAGTGAGGCGATCGCCTACTTTCTTGGCAATAAAGTCTTGAATCTTGCGAACCTTGGGATCACCTTGCAAGAAGCTACGGGATACATTCAGGGGAATATCAGTACTATCGATCGCCCCACGCAAAGGCATCAAAAACTTGGGAATCACATCGTCGCAATTGTCACTGACAAAAACGTGATTGCAGAATAATTTGATTTGTCCACGATTGGGGTCGATATCTGCCTTCATCTTAGGGAAATAGAGAATGCCCTTAATTACAAAGGGATAATCCGTATTCAAATGAATCCAGAACAGAGGATCATCTTGGTAAGGATAGAGATAACGATAGAATTCTAAATATTCTTCATTGGTAACTGATTTGGGTGATTTGTCCCACAAAGCAGTTTGTTTATTAATGACTTCATCATTGAGCTTGATCGGTACGGGCATGAAGTCGCAATAGTTGCGAATCATTCGCTTGATCGATGCTTCTTCCAGATATTCTTCAGCATCTTCTTGCAAGGTCAAGGTAATCGTCGTACCAACATTGGTGTGATCGCTACTATCAAGGGTAAATGTGGTTGAACCATCACAAGACCAATGGACAGCGTCTGCCCCTTCTTTGTAGGATCGCGTATCAATTTCAACGTTACTCGCTACCATAAATGACGAGTAGAAGCCTAAACCAAAGTTACCAATAATTTGTTGATCACCAGTACCACTGCTGGCATACTTTGTGGCAAATTCTTGAGCGCTAGAGAAGGCAACTTGGTTAATATATTTCTTGACTTCATCCGCCGTCATGCCGATGCCCGTATCGGCGATCGCGAGTGTCTTTTTTTCTTTATCAATTGTGACAACAATTTCGGGATCGGCGGAGTGCGTAGTTTCGCCCGCATAGGACACCATCTTCAGTTTGCTAATTGCATCTACAGCATTAGAAATTAATTCCCGCAAGAAGATATCACGTTCTGAATATAAAGCCTTCTTGATAATGGGAAAGATATTCTCGGTATGAATGCTGATCGTTCCCTGCTCGTGCATATCTTGCAAAGCTCCTGAATATTACTAAATGTTACTGAGTATTAACTAAACCTGATTATATCGAATCCATTGTCAAGCCAATCTCTAGATGTTGTCGCGTTCTCCGTACCTGAGTAGCTGGATGCAATTAAATATAAAGCCCCAAAACCTGTAGCTCACGCGCAGCGTGAGCTACAGGTTTTGGGGCTTTTATAAGCATCTAAGACAAGTGTTTCGCCTTTTTAGATGCTGATTATGTGAAGCTTTGCAAAGCAAATCTATACATTTTCGTAATTCTGATTGAAAAACCTAACTCCCTCATCTATTGTGATATCAACATTTTTATTTGAACATTTTAGAGATATGGCGATCGCAGCAATTATCTACATATCAATATCTGTGCTTTTAGTGATTAGTGCAGGTATATTTTTTGTTAAAGCTATCCAGTCTTTAATGTCAAAAAAACAAACATTGGTTGATCCTAGAGATCAAGTGATGTTTTTACAATCTAATGCCAAAGACCCTTTAACTATTTCAACCCAACGGGAAGAAATCATTGCTATGCTGGAACGGCAATTTGCTAGTAGCCCATCATCTGACTCCTAGCAATATCTAAAACTTTAGGTAAGGGCAAAGATGACGCTTGAATTCCCGATCTCCGATGGAGAGGCAGACTATGTGGCTCGCCGCAAACAACTGCGAAAACAACGCCGCCTTCGCATTTTTCAACGTATTTGGCAATTAGTATTTATCACAGGGCTTACAGGTGGCATGTTGTGGGTTGCCATGCTGCCAGAATGGCAATTGCGTAGCTCTAATCAAATTGACGTTGAGGGGAATAAACTCCTCTCTAAGGACACCATAAGAAAATCTCTACCAATTCAATATCCCCAGTCAATTTTTCAGATTCAGCCACAGGCGATCGCCTCTCAATTAGAAGCATCGATTCCCGTCTCTAAAGTCTCAGTTTCCCGTACAATTTTCCCCTCTAAACTAACGATCCAAGTCCAAGAGCGTCTCCCAGTTGCCAACTCCATGCGCAATGGTCAGCAAGGCTTTCTCGATGCTGAGGGGATTTGGATGCCTGCCAAGGTGTATCCATCTAATATCACTAAGCCTAATCTTGTCGTGCTAGAGCCAATTAATCGTAAGCTATCGCAATGGTCAACCTTGTATCGTCAGGTTAGTCAAAGTCAAGTCAAAATATCGCAAGTAGATGCAAGGGATGAATCAAATCTAATTCTGACTACTGAGCTGGGATTTGTATATTTTGGTACATACAAGCCATCACTATTTAGCACACAGTTAGAGACGCTTGATCGGCTGAGAGCATTACCTGAGAAGTTAAAATTAAGCAGTTTTAATTATATTGATTTGAGCCAACCAACCAACCCAGTTTTAGAAATGAATGTCCCCCCCAAGGATAAATCTTCAGAAACAAAATCTTAAATAGTCGTTTTAAGGCTATTATTATTTTTTTCTGTTAGGTTTAAATTATAAATCGAACTTTTAGCTCGAAAGGGGTTTAAGCTTAGCGAAATCTAGAGAGCATCAGTAAAAACGATTCTATTTATGACATCCCTCGATAAATGACATCTCAAAACGACTGGTCAGATTTGGACTCAAATGGTTCAGAAAACGGAGAAGTAGACGTGGAAATGGATGAACTTTCTGAGTTTTCAAATAACTCTAGGCTAAACCTAAGTCACTCTCACAATCGTATGAAGCAGCAGTTAGGCGTTGATGCAAAAGCGGATAATATCATGTTGGGCAGTGTTGCAAAAATTAAAGTAATTGGTGTTGGCGGCGGCGGCGGCAACGCTGTAAATCGCATGATTGCGAGTGATGTAGTTGGCGTGGAGTTTTGGTCGTTTAATACCGATGCTCAGGCGCTTCTACAATCCTCTGCATCTAAACGCTTCCAAATGGGTCAAAAACTGACCAGAGGCTTAGGTGCTGGTGGTAATCCTGCGATCGGTCAAAAAGCTGCTGAAGAGTCCCGTGATGACATCGCTGCTGCCGTTGAAGGAGCTGATTTAGTATTTATTACCGCAGGTATGGGGGGCGGTACTGGCACTGGCGCTGCACCCATTATTGCGGAGGTTGCCAAAGAAGCAGGTGCATTGACCGTAGGGATCGTCACTCGCCCCTTTACTTTTGAAGGTAGAAGACGTGGACAACAAGCTGAAGAAGGGATTGCTGGTTTACAGAGTCGTGTCGATACACTGATTGTGATCCCCAACGATAAATTGTTGTCTGTGATCTCAGAGCAAACTCCTGTCCAAGAAGCTTTTCGTGTTGCCGATGATATCCTGCGTCAAGGTGTACAGGGTATTTCCGATATCATCATGATCCCCGGACTCGTTAATGTGGACTTCGCAGATATTCGTGCAGTGATGGCAGATGCGGGCTCAGCGATGATGGGCATTGGCATTGGTTCAGGTAAGTCTAGAGCTAGGGAAGCTGCCATGACAGCGATTTCTTCGCCATTACTAGAAACATCGGTCGAAGGAGCTAGTGGAGTTGTCTTTAACATCACAGGTGGTGAAGATATGACTCTCCATGAGGTAAATGCTGCTGCTGAGACTATCTACGAAGTTGTCGATCAAAATGCCAATATTATCTTCGGAGCGGTAATTGATCCGAAGATGGATGGTGAAATTAGGATTACAGTAATTGCGACGGGCTTTGCCCCAAAGACGCATCCAGCGATTCCACCTCAAATTTCTAAGCGATCGCAGCCCCCGCAGCCTCCCGCATCTACATCAAAAGCAGCTCCACTGCCTCCTAGTACGACCCAAAGTACTGCCCAGCCTGAAATTAAGTTGAGTAAGCCGGGGTTGGATATTCCTGACTTTTTGCAGCGTCGTCGCCCACCAAAATAAAAGAAAATAAAAAAGGCGGTGCTTTGCTCCGTCTTTTATGTTTATTAGCGATCGCAATCTGAAAAAAATAATCTAATTTAATCGTAAACAGATGTGGCGAATAGCGAATTAGGCATCACAATAAAAGTATGGCTATGTTATCTCCTAAATAAATTGCAGTGACACACTTAACGACTACTAGGCACGGACTTCACAGACTACCCTCTCTCAATAGCGGTGAAGATCGACTTAGGCTGTTTGCTGGCTCGGCAAACTTGCCGCTTGCCCAAGAGATTTCCCGTTATTTAGGTATCGAATTAGGACCTATGGTGCGAAAAAATTTCGCTGACGGGGAAGTCTATGTGCAGGTACAGGAATCGATTCGGGGTTGTGATGTTTACTTGCTTCAACCAACCTGTCGCCCTGTTAATGACCATTTAACTGAGCTATTGATTATGATTGATGCCTGCCGTCGTGCATCGGCAAGGCAAATTACCGCAGTGATGCCCTATTACGGTTATGCACGGGCTGATCGTAAAACCGCAGGACGTGAATCGATTACGGCAAAATTAGTTGCCAACTTAATTGTGCAGTCTGGAGCCGATCGCGTCATTGCGATGGACTTACACTCCGCACAGATCCAAGGATATTTCGATATCCCCTGCGATCATGTCTATGGCGCTCCAGTTTTACTGGACTATCTTAGTGAAAAGAAATTGCCTGATTTGGTGGTAGTTTCGCCCGATGTGGGGGGCGTAGCTCGCGCCCGAGCTTTTGCAAAAAAACTTAATGATGCGCCTCTAGCAATCATTGATAAACGTCGCCAAAGCCATAACGTAGCTGAGGTGATGAATGTGATTGGGGATGTTTCAGGTAAAACTGCTGTACTTGTCGATGACATGATTGATACCGCAGGAACTATCTATGAAGCAGCAAAGCTTCTCAGAAAAGAGGGTGCAAGACAAGTCTATGCCTGTGCTACCCATGCAATTTTTTCGCCTCCAGCGATTGACCGCCTATCCAGTGGTGTATTTGAAGAAGTCATCGTGACTAATTCCACACCTGTAAGACAAGAAAACTATTTTCCTCAATTACGGGTTCTATCGGTTGCGGATCTATTGGGTGAAACGATTTGGCGTGTCCATGAAGATACTTCTGTAAGTAGCATGTTTAGGTAGTGATCGCCCTAGATCTATGTTCACTATGGCTTTAGTAGGAAAGTCTGTATTTCAGAATCATATTTAATTTGAGAAAATGTGCATCATGATACAAACTACAATGATGTAGTGCGTTTAAGTGAGAATAGTCGTCCATAAATCTAAATCTGCCGTTTAGATTCAATCTACGCTTTGGAGAACTAAAACTAAATTAAAGAAATTTTCTTTGTTTTTTATCAATGTTCTGTAAGTGGAGATTTGCAGACTATCTGCATGGCGATAGGCACAGGTGCAGTTTTCGATAACGTTTATTTGTAAGTTATATGAAAGCTAGCACACACAACTTAAATTGATTGTGCGCTGGCATACTTTCCTACAAAGCACATACGCTCACTTGTGTTTTGCTTAGTCTTATTTTTTATTTTGGTTAAAGAGGGTGTATAAGATTGGCTGACCGTGCTCTTGTTGAAGTCTTTCGCGAAATGAATGGGGGAATGTTTCCACCCATGACAGAAACCTTTGAACGCGGTAAGACAATTTTCTTTCCTGGTGATCCTGCGGAACGTTTTTACTTTTTAGTTAAAGGCGCAGTCAAACTTTCGAGAGTTTACGAAGCAGGAGAAGAAATTACCGTTGCCCTACTGCGTGAAAATAGTGTTTTTGGTGTTTTGTCTTTGATCACAGGTAATCGATCTGATCGCTTTTATCATGCGGTTGCTTTTACGCCTGTGGAGTTGCTCTCTGTGCCAATCGATCAAGTCGAGAAAGCATTAAAAGAAGATCCTGAATTGCCGATGGTGCTATTACGTGGATTGTCATCACGGATTTTGCAAACGGAGATGATGATTGAAACTTTAGCCCACCGTGATATGGGATCAAGGCTAGTTAGCTTTTTGCTAATTCTTTGCCGTGATTTTGGTACACCATCATCAGAAGGTGTGACTATTGATTTGAAGCTGTCACATCAGGCGATCGCTGAGGCGATCGGCTCAACGCGAGTAACTGTAACCAGACTACTAGGCGATTTGCGAAAGCAGAAGATGATCGCCATCTCCAAAAAACGCATCACTGTTCATAACCCCATTGAACTAGGTCAGCAGTTTGCTTAAGAGCAAGAGCCATCACCCAGCAATGACTCTTGCTTCTAATGTAATTGTTGATGCGTTAAGCTGTTTATAGAAAAATATCTAAAGAAAAATATCTAAAATGTACGGAACTTTAAAAGCAGTTTGGGCAGTAGTGGCTGTATGCCTAGTAGTTTTAATTTTATTACATAGCCCTAAGAGCGATGGTTTGGGTGGCTTTAGTGGTCAAGCTCAATTATTTTCGAGTACTAAGAGTGCAGAAACAGCCCTTAATCGAATCACTTGGTTCTTGACAGCAGCATTTTTGGGCTTAACCGTTGTGCTTAGCGGTGGTTGGTTTACAGCACCAGCTGTAACAGCGCCTGTCCCACAGGTTGCCCCATCGACCAAGAATGTTCCTGATGCTAAGCCCATTCCTCTAAATTTACCTGCAACTACTCCTGAAAAGCCTCAGCAATAACATGAAGGTGTCATGACGGTAACTCTGACCAAATCCAGCGATCGCACCAGTAATCAGATATTGTTGCCATCAATTCGATGGGAGACATATCGGGCGATCGCCTGTGATTTGGAGTCACAGCCTAACAAGAGACTTACCTATGACCAAGGACTGTTAGAAATAAGGATGCCATCGGAACTACATGAAAGTTATAAGAAGCTGTTAGGTAGAATTGTTGAGGTGTTAACTGAGTCTCTAGATTTAGAAATTTGTAGCTTAGGTTCGATGACCTGCGATCGCGAAGATCTAGCCAGAGGTCTAGAACCCGATCAATGCTATTACATCCAAAATGAGGCACAGGTTTGGGGTAAAGATCAGATCGATTTACAGATTGATCCCCCACCAGATCTAGCGATCGAAATTGATATTACAAGTAGTTCGTTAAATCGTTTTGCCATCTATGCTCAATTAGGTGTGCCTGAGGTGTGGCGTTATGACGGTCAGGCAATAACAATTCATCATCTAGTTGGGGATCGCTATATTTTGGGCGATCGCAGTCTTGCTTTTCCTGTATTAAAAACTAGTGATATCCAGAGTTTTTTAGAACTGAAAAATACGCTCAAAGAGAATGCATTAATCAGCCATGTGCGGGAATGGGCTACTAAAAGATAAGGATAGGTTGCTTGATGATCTCTTGTACAAGTGCATCAAGCAACTGGATCACAGATACGAAAATGCACACCAAGTTGAGAGTTAAACAGAGCATTATCAACTTGAAAGAATAGTTCTTCGGTATTGTCAGAATTAACGATTACCACATCGGCAAGTTCGATTTTTTCCGATTGGGACATTTGACTAGAAATTCTTTGTTTTGCTTCGGATTCTAATAAATGATTGCGATTCATGAGTCTTTGTAGCTGTTGTCGGGGATCACAAGCGATCGCCCAAGTCTCAGTCACTAAATCCTCCATTTTCGCCTCAAATAACAGGGGAATTACCATAACGACAGTTGATGGTGCGAGACGTTTGGATTCACTAATCAAGCATTTTTGGACATAGGGATGAATTAAGGCTTCGAGCCACTTACGCTCGCTCACACTCTCAAACACGATCGCACCTAACTTGCGGCGATCAAGGTTGCCTTGCGCATCAAGGATTAACTTGCCATAGCGATCGCTAAGTCTTGCGAGGCGATCGCCTGTTAAAGCTTGTCTAGCATAAATATCCGCATCCAGAATTGGTAAGCCATAGGTATCGTGTAGATAATTGGAAACCGTGGTTTTACCTGTGGCAATGCCTCCTGTGATGCCGATGATGCGTTGGTTCATGTGTTTAAATTCTAATCTAAGGATATTTTGCTATAAAACCCAATGGAGAGTGGCGGCGCTTCGCGCCGCCACTCTCCATTGGGGATATATCCTCAAATTAGCCTATTTATGTAACCTATGGACTTTACCAATATTCTTGGATTTACGGCTGCATCTCTGACGACCTTTGCCTTTTTGCCCCAAGTAATCCAAGTATGGCGATCGCGATCGACTAAGGATATTTCTTTGCCGATGTTAATTACTTTCATTGCGGGGATCACGCTCTGGCTAATTTATGGACTATTGGTGAATGCTGCACCCATCTATATCGCTAACGGGATCACGCTAATTTTGAATATTGCCATTTTGCGCTTCAAACTAAAGTATGGCTAGCTGCAATAAAAGTTAAAATTTATTATGCTACCTTCGCTTTTTTAGATCTATTTTCGTAATTAGTTAACATGACTTCTCTTAGCACTTTCTTCTCAACCTATTTCACCCATTTTGTAATGCTGGGCTTAATTTTGACCTTTGCGATCGCCCATAGTGGGCTTGCTGCATTACGGATTTGGGCGGAATCGAAGATTGGAGAGAGGCTATATCGAGTTTTGTTTGCTTTGGTCAGCATTCCTCTTGCGGTCGTCCTATTTATTTTTTACTTCAACCACCGCTATGACGGCGTGCAATTGTGGAATTTACAGGGCGTTACAGGAATTCATGAATTTGTTTTAGGTTTATCGGCGATCGCCTTTTTATTCCTCTATCCTGCGACATTCAATCTAGGCGAAGTTGCAGCGATCCAAAAGCCACAGGTGCATTTATTTGAGACGGGGATCACGCGCATCAGCCGCCATCCCCAGCTAATTGGCATGACGCTCTGGTGTATAGCCCATACACTCTGGCTGGGTACTTCTTTTGCCCTGACCACAGCGATCGCCTTAGTTAGTTACCATTCCTTTGCAGTTTGGCATGGCGATCATCGTTTATTTAAGCGTCATGGGGACGCATTTCTAGCGCTCAAGGAACGTACTTCCGTTGTGCCATTTCTGGCGATCGCCCAAGGTCGCCAACAATTAGTTTTAAAAGAATTTATCCGTCCTGCCTATATTGGTGTCGCTATCACCGTTGTCTTATTTCGGTGGCTACACCCCATAGTTATTACAGCTTCTGCAAATTTAAATTGGTAACTTAAGACTTTTACCTCTTTTAATTGGTTAGAGTATCAGATATAAATTAATTTTTAATTCTTAAGGCTATGTTGATAGGAATTTCCCTAAAGCAAGCTCTAGATCTCTGTCCCAAATCAATTTCTCTTTTAATTTTTTTAAGTGGAATTAGTTGGTGTTTACCTGTTGCTGTGCAGTCAAGCCCTGTTAGTTCTTATGGCTTAGGTATCAAACCGCAATTATCATCACAAGTAGTCTTAAGATGTGGTGCTTCCTACTTAATCGCAGTGGATCTTCTTGCTCCAGATGATGGAGG from Pseudanabaena sp. Chao 1811 encodes the following:
- the secG gene encoding preprotein translocase subunit SecG is translated as MYGTLKAVWAVVAVCLVVLILLHSPKSDGLGGFSGQAQLFSSTKSAETALNRITWFLTAAFLGLTVVLSGGWFTAPAVTAPVPQVAPSTKNVPDAKPIPLNLPATTPEKPQQ
- the ftsZ gene encoding cell division protein FtsZ; its protein translation is MTSQNDWSDLDSNGSENGEVDVEMDELSEFSNNSRLNLSHSHNRMKQQLGVDAKADNIMLGSVAKIKVIGVGGGGGNAVNRMIASDVVGVEFWSFNTDAQALLQSSASKRFQMGQKLTRGLGAGGNPAIGQKAAEESRDDIAAAVEGADLVFITAGMGGGTGTGAAPIIAEVAKEAGALTVGIVTRPFTFEGRRRGQQAEEGIAGLQSRVDTLIVIPNDKLLSVISEQTPVQEAFRVADDILRQGVQGISDIIMIPGLVNVDFADIRAVMADAGSAMMGIGIGSGKSRAREAAMTAISSPLLETSVEGASGVVFNITGGEDMTLHEVNAAAETIYEVVDQNANIIFGAVIDPKMDGEIRITVIATGFAPKTHPAIPPQISKRSQPPQPPASTSKAAPLPPSTTQSTAQPEIKLSKPGLDIPDFLQRRRPPK
- a CDS encoding ribose-phosphate pyrophosphokinase produces the protein MTHLTTTRHGLHRLPSLNSGEDRLRLFAGSANLPLAQEISRYLGIELGPMVRKNFADGEVYVQVQESIRGCDVYLLQPTCRPVNDHLTELLIMIDACRRASARQITAVMPYYGYARADRKTAGRESITAKLVANLIVQSGADRVIAMDLHSAQIQGYFDIPCDHVYGAPVLLDYLSEKKLPDLVVVSPDVGGVARARAFAKKLNDAPLAIIDKRRQSHNVAEVMNVIGDVSGKTAVLVDDMIDTAGTIYEAAKLLRKEGARQVYACATHAIFSPPAIDRLSSGVFEEVIVTNSTPVRQENYFPQLRVLSVADLLGETIWRVHEDTSVSSMFR
- the ntcA gene encoding global nitrogen regulator NtcA, yielding MNGGMFPPMTETFERGKTIFFPGDPAERFYFLVKGAVKLSRVYEAGEEITVALLRENSVFGVLSLITGNRSDRFYHAVAFTPVELLSVPIDQVEKALKEDPELPMVLLRGLSSRILQTEMMIETLAHRDMGSRLVSFLLILCRDFGTPSSEGVTIDLKLSHQAIAEAIGSTRVTVTRLLGDLRKQKMIAISKKRITVHNPIELGQQFA
- a CDS encoding Uma2 family endonuclease, with the protein product MTVTLTKSSDRTSNQILLPSIRWETYRAIACDLESQPNKRLTYDQGLLEIRMPSELHESYKKLLGRIVEVLTESLDLEICSLGSMTCDREDLARGLEPDQCYYIQNEAQVWGKDQIDLQIDPPPDLAIEIDITSSSLNRFAIYAQLGVPEVWRYDGQAITIHHLVGDRYILGDRSLAFPVLKTSDIQSFLELKNTLKENALISHVREWATKR
- the htpG gene encoding molecular chaperone HtpG; the encoded protein is MHEQGTISIHTENIFPIIKKALYSERDIFLRELISNAVDAISKLKMVSYAGETTHSADPEIVVTIDKEKKTLAIADTGIGMTADEVKKYINQVAFSSAQEFATKYASSGTGDQQIIGNFGLGFYSSFMVASNVEIDTRSYKEGADAVHWSCDGSTTFTLDSSDHTNVGTTITLTLQEDAEEYLEEASIKRMIRNYCDFMPVPIKLNDEVINKQTALWDKSPKSVTNEEYLEFYRYLYPYQDDPLFWIHLNTDYPFVIKGILYFPKMKADIDPNRGQIKLFCNHVFVSDNCDDVIPKFLMPLRGAIDSTDIPLNVSRSFLQGDPKVRKIQDFIAKKVGDRLTSLYSDSREEFLKCWQDISIFMKFGSMNSDKFYQQVKEILVYPTTSEDEKVKSESGHYTTLQEYLERNKAEHENQVFYTSDPVAQGTYVELHKNQGLEVLTFDSFIDSHFINFLEREFKDIKFSRVDAEIDDRLVDKESKTEIVDPKTNKTKSDHLQDIFRAALNKPKLTIRTEAIKAEDAASAPPAIILLPEFARRMQEMTALMQQGTVSFPEDHVLLVNTSHPLMEKLIELDANQILIDGKSETADLANLICTHVYDLALMAQKSFDADSMKGFLQRSNQLLTKLTSKI
- a CDS encoding metallophosphoesterase family protein, coding for MTRFVFGDIHGQFDGLMRLLDFIKYDSDDKLFFLGDLIDRGSRSADVVQWIMDNGHTALRGNHEQMCLDAFGSTEGSLIWKGWLLNGGANTLESYGKEGLPIEHLKWMQQLPLYLDLGDSWLVHAGLNPNLPLELQGAAEFCWIREEFHSATEPFFDDKIIITGHTITFVFPGVKPGNLVLGKGWLDIDTGAYHPKSGWLSALDLDAAMVYQCNTFTNELRVNPLAEITTVIEPMPTRSQRLDVKKTNTPKRRWSWV
- a CDS encoding cell division protein FtsQ/DivIB, whose protein sequence is MTLEFPISDGEADYVARRKQLRKQRRLRIFQRIWQLVFITGLTGGMLWVAMLPEWQLRSSNQIDVEGNKLLSKDTIRKSLPIQYPQSIFQIQPQAIASQLEASIPVSKVSVSRTIFPSKLTIQVQERLPVANSMRNGQQGFLDAEGIWMPAKVYPSNITKPNLVVLEPINRKLSQWSTLYRQVSQSQVKISQVDARDESNLILTTELGFVYFGTYKPSLFSTQLETLDRLRALPEKLKLSSFNYIDLSQPTNPVLEMNVPPKDKSSETKS
- the truB gene encoding tRNA pseudouridine(55) synthase TruB, which translates into the protein MFNGFISIDKPPIITAHDCVSNLRKILKQKKIGHGGTLDPMATGVLPIAVGNATRLLRFLPEGKAYNAKIRFGIVTNTDDITGEVISDHLCPNLTLAEVEKYLPLFQGKITQRPPAFSAIQVNGKRLYDLARRGEINESDIPMREVEITEIKVLGWTEGDYPELDVAIACGSGTYIRSIARDLGEKLGYGATLSSLRRTYSNGFDLEASLTFDQVAELMRSQSLKVLAPDHGLHFLSEVLLDIDQTKRWCMGQVIAIKDIPTENENINSQYARMYDCDQNFLGVSEVMESGLQPIVVLNPIN